A window from Mya arenaria isolate MELC-2E11 chromosome 9, ASM2691426v1 encodes these proteins:
- the LOC128246489 gene encoding uncharacterized protein LOC128246489 — MKVVCVLVIMASFVALSAAQGDFYSMLMLSNLLGGGGGQSEASQGVPGMASRGASGSAGGNAAAMRAALAGGRQGGRGSGGNGFMEMGALTGQFGDRMRDMSMCNMFRGTSFYSICYMQAITGGGSIF; from the exons ATGAAGGTTGTGTGTGTACTCGTGATTATGGCTTCGTTTGTGGCGTTATCGGCGGCACAAGGGGACTTTTATTCCATGTTGATGTTGTCAAACCTCCTCGGAGGAGGGGGCGGTCAGTCTGAGGCTTCTCAAGGTGTTCCAGGGATGGCAAGTAGGGGCGCCTCTGGTTCTGCTGGTGGGAACGCTGCTGCAATGAGAGCTGCTTTAGCCGGAGGACGTCAAGGTGGTCGAGGTAGTGGTGGCAACGGTTTTATGGAAATGGGAGCTTTGACAGGGCAATTTGGAG ATCGCATGCGTGACATGAGTATGTGCAACATGTTTAGAGGAACCAGCTTTTATTCTATTTGTTATATGCAAGCCATTACTGGAGGAGGAAGCATTTTCTAA